The Anopheles coluzzii chromosome 2, AcolN3, whole genome shotgun sequence genome window below encodes:
- the LOC120952387 gene encoding centrosomal protein of 120 kDa-like, which yields MEPPHKDDEQQLVIFVQVLGGIHFQEEKQGRKIALTASLNQQVFEAVSRRPVTPGSGTASFDVKLVWQCDRYTLKSIKTKNTPIKLDCYEVQPSGVRSPIGSVVIPLRSVPVVTLSRIKTIKPRWYRLVGIESERWRRIKPELKLLVMVADSQHLDQCQARDDSSTPDLSGDELLMKRSAPKPETLPRNVELLEDRGLLQVGCKDTETDLFVFEIVLKCAQHLDRLCPGTDTFRLQYELFGERHVSMAERTKSGSPVFDVKAKIRINLRSSILTLVDYFDNGFKIAIMVLTGGEEEIRERTVGTTTIDFVGFLKTNHVREFQENHPANSYTLEAVRSLPVHNTTTRKDMNQIEEIVPSLKIKLSLRCLGSDRPVAVEKHLKAAKESSIPEQNAHSASTEPITKPDSLPKQLSKPPTPVTDNPHCDAEREKIDIERILLTTEQNLRDIRHTFAFRVCVGTVRFTSGPASGLWQLALQHPKADTPFTKIRLELLPDVAVHEDRIEFGGVTLELFFSTLPDKVVDIIGSEPSKLTLNGPHSTYALARLDNESLLVGTRERQPAGVVVMINEAGENVAIASISCTLEEVGLNYNSQLGVIQEEPTRQDCCHSAAPQTAHGLAKRFDATVAYQLVEKQKAWMHEQRQQFMEQLEEKERKHLQALEQSWKKRQAETEKRLADRLARADALAAALEEANRKAETRVPEDGPRVKQIEQQFKAQLEEIRAKAVRLEQEAEAQIETTRRQCRELQQQQAQLSISQQQLLDSNRTLQSELDQERASRAALEQQLEEMAESKQHYKELWAKLTRKVHQLQEELSMARTPYFQAAPAKDARKGRRKIAASSSSQMSVARGGPRQGAGDCCNVCDCSDGSD from the exons ATGGAACCACCACACAAGGATGACGAGCAACAGCTGGTCATATTCGTGCAAGTTTTAGGCG GGATACACTTTCAGGAGGAGAAGCAGGGCCGGAAGATAGCTCTAACCGCATCGTTAAATCAGCAAGTGTTCGAGGCAGTCAGTCGCCGACCGGTCACTCCCGGATCGGGAACCGCTTCGTTCGACGTAAAGCTTGTCTGGCAGTGTGATCGATACACCCTGAAATCCATCAAAACCAAGAATACTCCGATAAAGCTGGACTGTTACGAGGTACAGCCATCTGGCGTTCGGTCACCGATAGGAAGCGTTGTGATCCCGTTGCGGTCCGTACCGGTCGTAACGCTATCGCGAATTAAAACCATCAAACCCCGCTGGTATCGGCTGGTTGGCATCGAGAGTGAGCGTTGGCGACGGATAAAGCCCGAGTTGAAGCTGCTGGTTATGGTGGCCGACTCTCAGCATCTTGACCAGTGTCAAGCTCGAGACGATTCATCCACCCCGGATTTGAGTGGCGATGAGCTGCTGATGAAGCGAAGTGCACCAAAACCCGAAACATTGCCCCGCAACGTCGAGCTGCTAGAGGATCGTGGCCTACTGCAGGTCGGCTGCAAAGACACAGAAACGGATCTATTTGTGTTCGAAATTGTTCTCAAATGTGCCCAACACTTGGACCGGCTTTGCCCCGGGACGGACACCTTTCGGCTTCAGTACGAACTGTTCGGCGAGCGGCACGTGTCGATGGCGGAGCGGACGAAATCCGGGTCGCCAGTGTTTGACGTTAAAGCAAAAATTAGAATTAATCTGCGCAGCTCGATCCTAACGCTGGTCGATTACTTTGATAATGGTTTTAAGATTGCAATTATGGTGCTGACCGGTGGTGAAGAGGAGATCCGAGAACGAACCGTTGGCACAACGACGATTGATTTCGTAGGTTTCCTGAAGACAAACCATGTGAGAGAGTTCCAAGAAAATCATCCTGCCAATAGTTACACATTAGAAGCAGTGCGTAGTTTACCAGTTCACAACACTACTACGAGAAAGGATATGAATCAAATCGAAGAAATTGTACCGTCGTTGAAGATAAAATTATCATTGCGATGTTTAGGCAGTGATCGTCCTGTTGCCGTAGAGAAGCATTTAAAAGCCGCCAAAGAAAGCTCTATTCCTGAACAAAATGCTCACAGTGCAAGCACTGAACCTATAACGAAGCCAGATTCGCTTCCCAAACAGCTTTCTAAACCTCCAACGCCGGTAACAGATAATCCACATTGTGACGCAGAACGGGAGAAGATCGATATCGAAAGGATTCTATTGACGACGGAGCAGAATCTGCGCGACATAAGGCACACATTTGCGTTTCGTGTATGTGTTGGAACGGTACGGTTTACATCCGGGCCGGCGTCCGGCTTGTGGCAGCTGGCTTTACAGCACCCGAAAGCGGACACACCATTCACGAAGATCAGGCTCGAGCTGCTACCCGACGTTGCCGTACACGAGGATCGCATCGAGTTTGGTGGTGTCACTCTGGAGCTGTTCTTTTCCACTCTGCCGGATAAGGTGGTTGATATAATCGGCAGCGAACCTTCCAAGCTGACACTAAACGGTCCACACAGTACGTACGCGCTGGCACGACTAGACAACGAAAGTTTGCTGGTAGGAACGCGCGAACGGCAACCGGCCGGTGTGGTTGTGATGATAAATGAAGCGGGAGAAAATGTAGCCATCGCCTCGATTAGCTGCACACTGGAAGAGGTCGGTTTGAACTACAACAGCCAGCTGGGTGTGATACAGGAGGAACCAACGCGCCAAGATTGCTGCCACAGTGCTGCACCACAAACGGCTCACGGGCTAGCGAAACGTTTTGACGCAACGGTCGCCTATCAGCTGGTGGAAAAGCAAAAGGCATGGATGCACGAGCAGCGCCAACAGTTCATGGAGCAGCTGGAAGAAAAGGAACGGAAACATCTGCAAGCTCTGGAGCAGAGCTGGAAGAAGCGACAAGCGGAAACGGAAAAGCGACTTGCCGATCGTTTAGCTCGCGCTGACGCACTGGCAGCAGCGCTGGAGGAAGCGAATCGTAAAGCGGAAACACGCGTTCCGGAAGATGGCCCACGTGTGAAACAAATTGAGCAACAGTTCAAAGCACAACTGGAAGAGATCCGTGCCAAAGCGGTGCGATTGGAGCAGGAGGCGGAAGCGCAAATCGAAACCACCCGTCGGCAGTGCAGGGaactgcaacagcagcaggcccaACTGAGCatcagccagcagcagctgctagACAGCAACCGGACGCTTCAGAGCGAGCTGGACCAGGAACGTGCCAGTCGTGCCGCGCTGGAGCAGCAGCTGGAGGAAATGGCCGAGTCCAAGCAACACTATAAGGAGCTGTGGGCGAAGCTGACTCGCAAGGTGCACCAGCTGCAAGAGGAGCTTAGTATGGCCCGCACGCCTTACTTTCAAGCTGCCCCGGCAAAGGATGCTCGAAAGGGCAGACGGAAAATAGCCGCCAGTTCCAGTTCTCAGATGTCGGTTGCGCGGGGCGGACCCCGTCAGGGTGCGGGTGATTGTTGCAATGTTTGTGACTGTTCTGATGGTTCGGATTAG